DNA from Salinispora arenicola:
CACCCTCGTCGTGCTGGGGGCCGTGGCGCAGCGCAATCTCCGCTGGCCGCCGGTCACCGCGGTCGTGTTGCTCATCCCACTGATACCGCTGTCGCACCGGTTGCCGGGTCTGATCGCTCTGGTGCTGCTGGCGGCCGTATGCCTGCTGCTGCTGGTGGTGCAGTTCATCGTGGACGCGCCGAATCGGCATCGGGTTCGCGAGACGGCGTTGCGTGAACAACTGGCCACCGAGGCCGAGCAGACCGAGTGGCGTGGCCGGAACCTGTGACCGGCGACGGCCCCGCGCCAGGACGGGGTGACGGGGGCCATCCCCGCTGTCCGACGGTCGAACCCGTCCGGGTTGCGGGGGTCGCCGGTCGTGCTGGCGGGTCACCGCCCTGGCTGACGGGTCACAGCCCCAATCGGGCACCGCGCAGTCGGTCGGCCAGGCCCGGCGGTCCGTCGACCTGGACTCGTGCCGCCTGTTGCCGCCCGCTCAGAAAGAGCACCAACTCGCTGGGCGCGCCCACCAACCGCACCGGCTCGCCGCCCTGCCCGGCCGTTCGCTGTCCGTACCCCGGCGCCTGGACCAGCACACCGGCCGGGAAGCGGCGCAGCGCCATCCGGGCCAGCGCTGTCGCTCGTCGCCACAGGGCCTGTTGCAGACCGGCCGGCAGGTCGCGGGGCTGCCAGTCGCGGCCTGCGCGCCGGACGTCCTCGTGGTGGATGAAGAACTCCATCGTGTTGGCGACCTCGTCGGTCAGCGGATTGCTGATCGGGCTCCACACCGGGGGCTTGCGCACCTGGTCGATCAGGTGCCCCCAGGGGTGGGCGGCGAGCTGTCGGCGGACCCGCTCGGCGTATTCGTGTAGTGGTGGTAGCAGGATGCCGGCGGCCGCGTCCGGGCGGCGTTCCCGCAGCACCAGGTGGGCGGCGAGGTCCCGGGTGGTCCAGCCGGTGTTGAGCGTCGGTGCATCTGGTCCCAGTGTCTGCAGAAGATCGGCGAGCGCCTCGCGCTCCGATCGGGCGTACCGCGGCATGTTTCGATGGTAGGCCCCGCCGCGGCTCGGGACACTCCGGTTGCCTCGCCCTGGCGACAGCCTCCCGATTCGGCGGACGGGGTTCCGGCAGGTAAGGATGGGAGGGACAACGGCGACTTACGGCGGGGGAGAACGTGGCGAGCGGGACGAGTCGGGATGTGCTCTGGCGAGGACTGGCCGTTCTCGGCCGGGCAATTCGGGAGCAACCCAGGATCTTCGCGGTCGCGGCGACCTCCAGTGTGCTTTTCGGGCTGGTGGTCGTCGCCAGCGCGTACGTGGTGGGCACGGTGGTCGGCGATGTGGTCGTTCCGGCGATCGCCGAGGGCTCGGTACAGGTCGGTGTGCTCGCTCTGGCTGCAGCGGCGTTGCTCGGGCTCAGTGTGCTGCGGGTGGTCGGCATCGTCGGCCGTCGGCTCGGGGCCGGCTACATGCAGTACCGACTCCAGGCCGGCTACCGCCGCCAGGTCACCCGTCGCTACCTCGATCTACCGTTGTCCTGGCACCACCGCAACGCCACCGGCACCCTGCTGTCCAACGCGAACTCCGATGTCGAGGCCGCCTGGCACCCGATCGCTCCGCTGCCCTTCGCCGTGGGCACGCTGGTGATGCTGGTCGGCGCGGTGGCCTCACTGTTCGTCACGGACTGGGCGCTCGCCCTGGTCGGGCTGGGCGTCTTCCCGGCGCTCTTCGCGCTCAACGTTGCCTACTCCCGCCGCATGGCTCCCCGTCAGGCCCGCGCCCAGCGGCTGCGGGCGGAGGTCAGCGGCATCGCCCACGAGAGCTTCGACGGCGCGCTGGTGGTCAAGACGATGGGGCGGGAGGCACAGGAGACCGAGCGGTTCGCCGAGCGTGCCCGCGACCTGCGGGACGCGTTGATCTCCGTGGGGCGGCTGCGCGGCGTCTTCGATCCCATGCTGGAGACCCTGCCCAGCCTCGGCACGCTCGCCGTACTGGTGGTCGGCACGGTCCGGTTGCGGCAGGGCGCGGTCAGCGTCGCCGAACTGGTCAGCGTGGCGTTCCTGTTCACGGTGCTGGCGTTCCCGGTCCGTGCCATCGGCTGGGTGTTGGCCGAGCTGCCGCGCAGTGTCGCCGGCTGGGACCGAGTCCGGCGGGTACTCGACGCCACCGGCGAGATGCCGTACGGCCCGACGACGCTCGATCCTTCCGACCCGCGACCGGCAACGCTCACCTTCCGCGACGTCCATTTCGCGTACGAGCCGGCCGAGGCGCACCTGCCCGGCACCGAGGTGCTCGGTGAGGTTGGCTTCACGGTGCCGGCGGGCCGGACCGTCGCCCTGGTCGGACCGACCGGTTCCGGGAAGTCCACCATCACCTCGCTCGCCGCCCGGCTGGTCGACCCACGCTCGGGCGCCGTCGAGATCGATGGGGTGGACGTGCGGGGGCTCACCGCGGACTCGTTGGCCCGCACCACCGCACTCGTCGCGCAGGTGCCCTTCGTCTTCGACGACACGGTACGGGCGAACATCACCCTGGACCGTCCCGGCCTCGGTGACGGGGAGGTCTGGGCGGCACTGCGGCTGGCCGGGGCGGATGGCTTCGTCGCCGCTCTCCCAGATGGGCTGGACACCCGCGTCGGCGAGCGGGGCACGTCGCTGTCCGGGGGGCAACGGCAACGGCTCACCCTGGCCCGGGCACTCGTCGGCCGGCCACGCCTGCTGGTGCTGGACGACGCGACCAGTGCGGTCGACCCGCGGGTCGAGGCGGCGATCCTGGCCGGGCTACGCGCATCGGAGCCGGGGACGTCGGCCGCGTCAATCCTCGTGGTCGCCTACCGACGGGCGACGATCGCCCTCGCCGACGAGGTGGTCTACCTGGAGCAGGGACGGGTGGTCGCCCGGGGCACGCACGCCGACCTGCTCGCCACCGTTCCCGCTTACGCCGACCTGGTCACCGCCTACGAGCAGGCCGAGGTCGAGCAGGCCCAGCAGCGCGGGTACGAGGATGTCGCGCCACCACTGGCGACCGGCCTGGAACTGGAGGTGGACCAGTGAGCGCGAGGAGTGAGCTTGCGAGCCCCGCAGTCGTGAGCGGGAGGGCGGGCAGGGTGAGCGCGAGGAGTGAGCTTGCGAGCCCCGCAGTCGTGAGCGGGAGGGCGGGCAGGGTGAGCGCGAGGAGTGAGCTTGTGAGCCCCGCAGTCGTGAGCGGGAGGGCGGGCAGGGTGAGCGCGAGGAGTGAGCTTGTGAGCCCCGCAGTCGTGAACGGAGGGGTAGACCGGTGACGACTACGTCCACGGTGCCGGAGGCGGCGGCCGAGTCGACCTGGCAAACGCTGCGGCGTGGCCTGGCGCTCTCGCCGGAGCTGCGGGTGGGGTTGGCCGGCACGCTTGGCCTGGCGCTGGTCTACATGGTCGGTCGGGCGGCTGTTCCGGTTGCGGTGCAGCAGGGGATCGACAACGGTATCGCCGGCGGCCTACGCCTGGATGTGGTCTGGACCGTGGTGACCGCCACCGCGGCGGTGCTTGTGGTGACCACCACCTGCGGCTATCTGATGATGCGGCGGCTGTTCACGGTCAGTGAGACCGCGCTGTCCAACGTGCGGGTTCGCGCGTTCCGGCACGTGCACGATCTGTCGACGCTGCACCAGCAGTCCGAGCGGCGCGGGTCGTTGGTGTCGCGGGTTACCAGCGACGTTGATCAGATCACCCAGTTCCTCCAGTGGGGTGGCGTGATCCTCCTGATCAATCTTGGTCAGCTGGTGGTCACCACGGCGGTCATGCTCGCGTACTCCTGGCAGTTGACTCTCGTGGTGTACGCGGCGTTCGGCCCGGCGGTGTTCGTGATCCGCCTGCTCCAGCGGCGGCTTGCCGGCGCGTACGGGGTGGTCCGGCAGCGTACCGGGATGTTGCTCGGCGCGATCGCCGAGAGCGTGGTGGGCGCGTCGGTGATTCGGGCGTACGGCATCTCCGGGCGCACCGCCCGCCGGCTCGACGAGGCGATCGACAGCCAGCGACAGGCCCAGCAGCGGGCCATTCGGATCAGCATCCTGGGTAGCTCGGTTGGGGAGATCGCCGCCGGGTTGGCACTCGCCGGAGTGGTGGTGCTGGGAGTCCTGCTCGGCGCTGACGGTACGTTGAGTGTCGGCGAGGTGACCGCGTTCCTGTTCTTGGTGACCCTCTTCGTCCAGCCGGTGCAGATCGCCACCGAGGTGCTCAACGAGGCGCAGAACGCGATCGCCGGCTGGCGGCGGGTGCTTGACGTGCTGGACGTCGCGCCGGACGTCGCGGATCCCGGTGAGCGGGGACGGGAGCTGCCGCCGGGTCCGCTGGACATCCGGTTCGTCGGGGTGAGCTACGCCTACCCGGGTGGGGCGCCGGTTCTGCACGACATCGACGTGGAGATCCCGGCGAAGAGTCGGGTGGCGGTGGTCGGGGAGACCGGCAGCGGGAAGACCACGTTCGCGAAGCTGCTCACCCGTCTGATGGACCCGACCGAGGGGGACGTGCTGCTCTCCGGGGTACCGCTGCGGGAGCTACGTTTCGGCTCGCTGCGTTCACGGGTGGTGTTGGTCCCGCAGGACGGATTCCTGTTCGACGCCACCGTCGCGGAGAACGTTCGTTTTGCCCGGCCGGACCTGACCGATGAGCAACTCTCCGCCGCCTTCGTGGAACTGGGACTGGCGGACTGGCTGGACGGGCTTCCGGCTGGTCCCGACACGCCGGTGGGGGAGCGCGGTGAGGCGTTGAGTGTGGGCGAGCGGCAGCTAGTCGCGCTTGCCCGGGCGTACGTGGCCGACCCGGATCTGCTGGTGCTGGATGAGGCTACCAGCGCGGTTGACCCGGCGACCGAGGTGCGACTGCAACGTACGTTGGACGCGGTGACCCGAGGCCGCACGACCCTCGCCATTGCGCATCGGCTGTCGACGGCGCAGGCGGCGGACGAGGTGATCGTGGTGGACCGGGGTCGGATCGTGCAGCGGGGTTCGCACGAGGAGCTCGTCCGCGACGCCGAGTCGGTGTACGGGCAGCTCTATGCCTCGTGGTTGGAGCAGACCCGGTAGCCGTGGCTGGGCCGGTGTCCTATCCTGAGGTTAGGTGAGGCTAACCTTATAGGAGTGTCATGCGGCCCAGCCCCGCGGAGATCGTCCGTACCCTCGTCGCAGGTCAGCTGCCCGGCCTCGTCCATGTCGCGCACCACCCCGGTCCACACCATGCCCGGCACGTCACCGACCCGGCCGGTCGCGTACTGCTGCTGGTGCCGGTCGTCAGCGACCTCGCCGTCGCACTGCGAGCGGCCGGCGACAGCGAGCCGGCAGCCGTGCTCGACGTGCTGGATCTGCCCCCGGCGGCCGGCGCACCCCCACTGGGTCGCGCCTGGGTCTCCGGCTGGGCCCGACACCTGACCGGTGCCGAGGCGCGCGCGGCGGCGGTCGATTTCGCCGGTGTGGATCCCACCGCTGACCTGCTCGATGTCGGCACCCGGTTCCGGCTGTTCCGGTTCGAGGTGGCCGAGGCCCGCTGGGAACGCGCCGGTTCCGTGCACCGGGTCGACCGCGCGGCCTACGCGCGGGCCGAGCCGGATCCGCTGCACCCGGTGGAGGCAGCGCTGCTGGCCGAGCTCGCCCGCCATCACTCCGACCGACTGTCGAGGTACCTGCGGCGGCAGCTCGGCCTGGTCGACACCGCTCCGGCGCCGCGGGCGGTGCGGATCGACCGGTACGGTCTGCTTGTCGCCCATGGCCCGCCGCGCGCGCCGCGACGCGGGCGGCTGACCTTCCCACGGCCGCTCACGGGAGTAGCGGACCTGACCCGCCTGCTGCACCCGATCCTTCGTCCCTGCGGCCGGGCCTGTCGTCACTGCTGAGCCAGGGGCGGCCCGGCGCGGCGTTGATTCGCCTACCCGTCCAGCGGCGCGGTGAGGTAGCGCTGCACCGTGGGCCCGACGGCGCCGACAAGCGTCTCCGGGGCAGCGGTGGCGACCGGCTCGAGCCGGAGCACGTACCGCGCCATCGCCAGGCCGAAGAGTTGACTGGCCACCAGCGAGCCCCGCAGCGGAGACTCCGTCGGGTCCATGTCGAGGTGATCGAGGACCCTGCGTAGTACCTGCGTGGTGAGGAACTCGCGCAACAGCCGGGCGGTCCACTCATTGCTCACCGCCGAGCGCAGCAGCGCCAACGCGGGAGTGCCGGCGGGCGAGTCCCACACGCTGAGGAAGGCACGAATCAGTCGCTCACCGATCCGGCCCGGATCCCCGGCGAGTACCGTCGGCACCACCTCGGCCGGGTCGGCCGGTGCGTTCATGGCAGCGAGGAAGAGCTTGTCCTTGCTGCCGAAGTAGTGGTGCACCAGCGCCGGGTCCACGCCCGCGGCGGCGGCGATGGCGCGGATGGACGCCCCGTCGAAGCCGCGTTCGGCGAACGTGCTCCGGGCCGCCGCCAGGATCGCCTCCCGGGTGTCCGGGTTGCCGGGTCGCCGTCCGGTCCGCCGTGCCATCGTCGTCCTTCGTTCGTCACCGTCCGGTCGCGCCACCGGTTGGTGCCGGTGGCGCGACCGCTTCAAGCTGGTCCCGCCCGCTGCGTGCCGGTGCCGCCACCGGTCGGTCAGCCGCTGCGCCGCCGTAGGGTGGCGGCGGCGAGCACCAGCGCCAGCACCGTCGCGCCGCCCACGATCGCCAGGTTGCGCCACATCGTCGCGGTCGGCTCGGCGGTCGAGCCGACCTCCTGCAACGCCTCGACGGAGTAGGACAGGGGTAGGACGTCACTGACCACCTGGAGCCAGCCGGCCATCTCGTCGCGAGGCACGAAGAGCCCGCAGAGCAGGAGCTGTGGGGCGACCACGACCGGCATGAACTGTACGGCCTGGAACTCGGTCCGGGCGAAGGCGCTGCAGAAGAGCCCGAGTGCGACGGCGAGCACGGCGTTGACCGCCGCGATCAGGATGACCAGCCCGCTGCTGCCGGCCGTGTCGAGATCGAACAGCCAGTACGCCACCGCCGTCGCGACCGCCGCCTGAACAATGGCGGCCAGGCCGAACGCGATGCCGTACCCGAAGAGCAGATCGAGTTTGCCCAGCGGGGTGGTGAGCAGCCGTTCCAGCGTGCCGCTGGTGCGTTCGCGCAGCATGGCGATGCTGGTCACCAGGAACATGATGATGAACGGGAAGAAGCCCAGCAGCACCAGCGCGATCCGGTCGAACGGCGCCGGCTGGCCTGGTGGTGTCGGCTGGTCGACGTACATGTAGTAGACCACCGCGAGGAGCACTGTGGGCACGACCACGAGCAGCGCCACGGTGCGCCGGTCGTGGCGTAGCTGGCGCAGGATGCGGCCCGTGGTGGCCACGAGGATTCGGGGATTCACGACGCCTCCCGCGTGGCCGAGTCGGTCTCGCTTGCCTGGACCATCCGTAGGAACGCCTCCTCCAGGTCGTTGACGCCGGTCGTCGCGCGTACCGCCGCCGGTGTGCTGTCCGCGATCAGGCGTCCCTCGCGAATCAGGAGCAGCCGGTCACAGCGGGCGGCCTCGTCCATCACGTGGCTGGAGACGAGCAGGGTGGTGCCGTTGGCGGCCATCGCGTGGAACCGGGCCCAGAGTTCGGCCCGGAGCACCGGGTCCTGACCGACGGTCGGCTCGTCGAGTACGAGCAACTCGGGGTCGCCGACCAGCGCGCAGGCCAGCGAGGCGCGGTTGCGCTGGCCGCCGGAGAGGGTAGCGACCAGTTGGCTAGCCGCCGCGCGCAGCCCGACGTCTGCCACGGCCCGGTCCGCTTCGGCCGTGCCCCGTCCCTGCAGGGCGGCGAAGTAGCGGGCGTTCTCCCGGACGGTCAGGTCCGCGTAGACGCTCGGCGCCTGGGTGAGGTAGCCGATCCGGCGGCGTAGCTCCGGAGTGCCGGCCGGGCGGCCCAGCACGGTGACCGTGCCGGAGGTGACGACCTGCACCCCGACCAGTGCTCGCAGGAGGGTGGTCTTTCCGCTGCCGCTCGGACCGAGCAGGCCGGTCACGGCCCCGCGCGGCACGGCGGTGTCGATTCCGTGTAGTACCCGCCGCCCGCCCCGGTCGACGACCAGGTCACGGATGGCGATGGCGTCCTGCATCGCGCGCCTCCAGATAACTCATCAGCTGTTGAACTCAACGGTAGATGAGATTCTCTGGGTGTGGCAAGGGCGACCCGGGTGCCCCCACCCCACTCGTACGCCTCGTATCGGAGAATGGGTGACTATGCCCGTACCTGACGCGCCGGTGCCCGGCGCTTTGCCCACCTCGGAGCCGAGCGGCGGCCCGTCGCGGCCGTCCCGCCTCGACCCGGCCGTCGCTGCCGGCCTGCGCCGGACGCCGGACGGGTTGGTCGTCGCGGTGGTCCGCCAGTACGACACCGGCGAGGTGCTGATGGTCGCCTGGATGGACGACGAGGCGCTGCACCGGACGCTCACCACCGGCCGGGCCACCTACTGGTCGCGTAGCCGAGGTGAGTACTGGGTCAAGGGCGAGACCTCCGGGAATCACCAGTACGTCCACTCGGTCGCCCTCGACTGCGACGGAGACGCCCTGCTGCTGGAGGTCGACCAGGTCGGCCCGGCGTGCCACACCGGCCGACGTACGTGCTTCCACACCGAACTGCCGGTCACCGGTGTGGCTGGCGACAAGCGGAAGGCCCGGTCATGACCGACGGCACGGTGCGCCCCGACGCGGCGACCTTCGCCGAGCAGGCCGCCGGGTGGCGGGTGGTGCCGGTCACCCGGCGGCTGCTCGCCGACGCGGAGACACCGGTCGGCGTCTACCGGAAACTGGGCGGTGGTCCGGGTACCTTCCTGCTCGAGTCCGCCGAGCAGGGCGTCGGCTCGACCGGCATGACCTGGTCCCGGTACTCCTTCATCGGTGTACGCAGCGCGGCCACCCTGACCGAACGCGACGGCGCCGCGGTGTGGACGGGGCAGCCGCCCACCGGGCTACCCACGTCCGGCGACCCGGTCGCGGTGCTCCGGGAGACGGTGGCCGCCCTCGCCGGCCCGCCCTCCGACACCGCCGCCGGGCTGCCACCGTTGACCGGCGGCATGGTCGGCTACCTCGGGTACGACCTGGTCCGACACTTCGAACGGTTGCCCGAGCGCACCGAGGACGACCTCGCCCTGCCCGCGCTGGGCATGATGCTCGCCACCGATCTGGTGGTGCTCGACCACTACGACGGCTCGGCGATCCTGGTGGCCAACGCCGTCCTACCACCGCCGGAGACGCCGGACCGGGAGGCGGCGGTCACCGCCGCCTACCACCAGGCCATCGGGCGGCTGGACGCGATGACCGCCGCGTTGTCCCGGCCGATCCCGCCGATGACCTCCACCGTGGGCCGGGTGCCCGTTGGTGATGTGCTCTGCCGCACGCCCGCGGGCGGCTTCCAGAAGGCGGTGGTGGCGGCCAAGGAAGCGATCCGTGCCGGTGAGTGCTTCCAGATCGTGCTGGCGCAGCGATTCGAACGGGTGACCGAGGCCGACCCGCTCGACGTGTACCGGGTGCTACGGACCACCAACCCGAGCCCGTACATGTACCTGCTGCGCTTCGACGGGTTCGACATCGTGGGTTCGTCCCCCGAGGCGCACCTGAAGGTGACCACCGACGCGGACGGGCAGCGGCGTGCCCTGCTGCACCCGATCGCCGGCACCCGGCCCCGCGGCGCCTCGCCGGAGGCCGACGCCCAACTCGCCGCCGAGTTGCTCGCCGACCCGAAGGAGCGCGCGGAGCACGTGATGCTGGTCGACCTGGGCCGGAACGACCTGGGTCGGGTTTGCCGACCGGGCACGGTCGAGGTGTCCGAGTTCGCGACGATCGAGCGGTACAGCCACGTGATGCACATCGTGTCCACGGTGGTTGGCGCACTGGCCGACGACCGTGCCGCCTTCGACGCGCTCGTCGCGACCTTCCCGGCGGGCACCCTCTCCGGAGCCCCCAAGGTGCGGGCGATGGAGCTGATCGAGGAACTGGAACTGGTGCGGCGTGGGCTCTACGGCGGCACCGTGGGCTACTTCGGATTCGGCGGCGACCTGGACATGGCGATCGCGATCCGGACCGCACTAATCCACCGTGGACGTGCATATGTACAGGCCGGTGCGGGTGTGGTGGCGGACTCGGACCCGGCCGCCGAGGAACAGGAGACGCGGAACAAGGCCGCCGCCGTGCTGGCCGCCATCGCCGCGGCCGAGACACTGCGCGCGGCTCGGTGAGTTCGTGAGCGTGCGGGGTGGTGCTGGTTCGGGGGCCGAGGCTCGGCTCCGGGCAGGCCGGCGTGAACTGGCGTACGCCGTGCTGCTCGGCGTGGCCGGCGCGGGACTGGCGATCTGGTCGGTGACCCGGGCCTGGGTGGTGGAACTGGCGTCCCGCCCCGCCCCGTTGCCGCCGGTCCGCGAGGTCCGCGCCGGCGCGGACCTGGCTCCCTGGCTGCCGGCGTTGGCCCTGGTCATGTTGGCCGGATGGGGGGCGGTGCTGGCCACCCGGGGGTGGGTGCGTCGACTACTCGGCGGCGTGCTGGTCGGGATCGGGGCGGCAGTGGCGGCTGGCGGCGGCTATGGCCTGGTCGCGGGACTCACCGGCGCGGTCAGTCGGCAGTGGCCGTTGCTCTGCCTGCTCGGCGGCGGGTTGGCCGTCGTCGCTGGCGTACTGACCATGGTTCGGGGTGGCCGGTGGCCGGCGATGGGGGCTCGGTACGAGAGGCGGGCGGGGGCCCCAGCCGGTCCGGTGCCGAGCCGGCGTACCGTCGACGCGTGGGATGCCCTGGACCGGGGTGCGGATCCGACGGACGAGTGACGCCGCCGGAGTGAGTCGCGGCCGAGGGCGCTGCTGGATGCGGCGCTGGTGGCCGGCTCAGTCCGTAGGTCGGGAGGCGCGGGTCGCCGTCAGTTCGGCGACGAGGCGCTCCAACTCGGCCCGTTGGTCGGCCTTGGCCCGGTCGGCGCAGACGGCCTCCCACGCGTTGCCCCGGGCGGTGCGCATGTGTGCCTCGCCGACCACGGCACGTTCGAGTGTGTGGACGACGCCGACGGCGAGTGACGCGACCGTGCGAGAGATGGTGGTGAGGCCGATGCTCTCAGTGCTCATGATCAACCCCGGAGATCGTTGGTGACTCGGACGGACGCACATCGAGTCTGCCCGAGGGAAATGCTCGTCGACTCACGTTTCGTGGTGGTAATCGTCGGGTCAACTCTGTCTCTGCGGTGCTGACCAGGAAAGAGGCGTTCGGCCTTGAGCTTGCTCACAGCTGCGCTCCGGCGCTTTCGTCCGGGGTGACTCATCCTGTCGAATAGCATTGTGTCGATGCCGTTGGTGACCCTGGCCGATGTCGGGTCGGCCTCGCTCAGGGGCAGGGAGATGGTGGCTGTGCGTGCTATTGCCCTCACTCGAGGTTGGGCATTATGCCGCAAGCCA
Protein-coding regions in this window:
- a CDS encoding TIGR03085 family metal-binding protein; this translates as MPRYARSEREALADLLQTLGPDAPTLNTGWTTRDLAAHLVLRERRPDAAAGILLPPLHEYAERVRRQLAAHPWGHLIDQVRKPPVWSPISNPLTDEVANTMEFFIHHEDVRRAGRDWQPRDLPAGLQQALWRRATALARMALRRFPAGVLVQAPGYGQRTAGQGGEPVRLVGAPSELVLFLSGRQQAARVQVDGPPGLADRLRGARLGL
- a CDS encoding ABC transporter ATP-binding protein — its product is MASGTSRDVLWRGLAVLGRAIREQPRIFAVAATSSVLFGLVVVASAYVVGTVVGDVVVPAIAEGSVQVGVLALAAAALLGLSVLRVVGIVGRRLGAGYMQYRLQAGYRRQVTRRYLDLPLSWHHRNATGTLLSNANSDVEAAWHPIAPLPFAVGTLVMLVGAVASLFVTDWALALVGLGVFPALFALNVAYSRRMAPRQARAQRLRAEVSGIAHESFDGALVVKTMGREAQETERFAERARDLRDALISVGRLRGVFDPMLETLPSLGTLAVLVVGTVRLRQGAVSVAELVSVAFLFTVLAFPVRAIGWVLAELPRSVAGWDRVRRVLDATGEMPYGPTTLDPSDPRPATLTFRDVHFAYEPAEAHLPGTEVLGEVGFTVPAGRTVALVGPTGSGKSTITSLAARLVDPRSGAVEIDGVDVRGLTADSLARTTALVAQVPFVFDDTVRANITLDRPGLGDGEVWAALRLAGADGFVAALPDGLDTRVGERGTSLSGGQRQRLTLARALVGRPRLLVLDDATSAVDPRVEAAILAGLRASEPGTSAASILVVAYRRATIALADEVVYLEQGRVVARGTHADLLATVPAYADLVTAYEQAEVEQAQQRGYEDVAPPLATGLELEVDQ
- a CDS encoding ABC transporter ATP-binding protein, with translation MTTTSTVPEAAAESTWQTLRRGLALSPELRVGLAGTLGLALVYMVGRAAVPVAVQQGIDNGIAGGLRLDVVWTVVTATAAVLVVTTTCGYLMMRRLFTVSETALSNVRVRAFRHVHDLSTLHQQSERRGSLVSRVTSDVDQITQFLQWGGVILLINLGQLVVTTAVMLAYSWQLTLVVYAAFGPAVFVIRLLQRRLAGAYGVVRQRTGMLLGAIAESVVGASVIRAYGISGRTARRLDEAIDSQRQAQQRAIRISILGSSVGEIAAGLALAGVVVLGVLLGADGTLSVGEVTAFLFLVTLFVQPVQIATEVLNEAQNAIAGWRRVLDVLDVAPDVADPGERGRELPPGPLDIRFVGVSYAYPGGAPVLHDIDVEIPAKSRVAVVGETGSGKTTFAKLLTRLMDPTEGDVLLSGVPLRELRFGSLRSRVVLVPQDGFLFDATVAENVRFARPDLTDEQLSAAFVELGLADWLDGLPAGPDTPVGERGEALSVGERQLVALARAYVADPDLLVLDEATSAVDPATEVRLQRTLDAVTRGRTTLAIAHRLSTAQAADEVIVVDRGRIVQRGSHEELVRDAESVYGQLYASWLEQTR
- a CDS encoding DUF2470 domain-containing protein, with amino-acid sequence MRPSPAEIVRTLVAGQLPGLVHVAHHPGPHHARHVTDPAGRVLLLVPVVSDLAVALRAAGDSEPAAVLDVLDLPPAAGAPPLGRAWVSGWARHLTGAEARAAAVDFAGVDPTADLLDVGTRFRLFRFEVAEARWERAGSVHRVDRAAYARAEPDPLHPVEAALLAELARHHSDRLSRYLRRQLGLVDTAPAPRAVRIDRYGLLVAHGPPRAPRRGRLTFPRPLTGVADLTRLLHPILRPCGRACRHC
- a CDS encoding TetR family transcriptional regulator, yielding MARRTGRRPGNPDTREAILAAARSTFAERGFDGASIRAIAAAAGVDPALVHHYFGSKDKLFLAAMNAPADPAEVVPTVLAGDPGRIGERLIRAFLSVWDSPAGTPALALLRSAVSNEWTARLLREFLTTQVLRRVLDHLDMDPTESPLRGSLVASQLFGLAMARYVLRLEPVATAAPETLVGAVGPTVQRYLTAPLDG
- a CDS encoding ABC transporter permease encodes the protein MNPRILVATTGRILRQLRHDRRTVALLVVVPTVLLAVVYYMYVDQPTPPGQPAPFDRIALVLLGFFPFIIMFLVTSIAMLRERTSGTLERLLTTPLGKLDLLFGYGIAFGLAAIVQAAVATAVAYWLFDLDTAGSSGLVILIAAVNAVLAVALGLFCSAFARTEFQAVQFMPVVVAPQLLLCGLFVPRDEMAGWLQVVSDVLPLSYSVEALQEVGSTAEPTATMWRNLAIVGGATVLALVLAAATLRRRSG
- a CDS encoding ABC transporter ATP-binding protein; this encodes MQDAIAIRDLVVDRGGRRVLHGIDTAVPRGAVTGLLGPSGSGKTTLLRALVGVQVVTSGTVTVLGRPAGTPELRRRIGYLTQAPSVYADLTVRENARYFAALQGRGTAEADRAVADVGLRAAASQLVATLSGGQRNRASLACALVGDPELLVLDEPTVGQDPVLRAELWARFHAMAANGTTLLVSSHVMDEAARCDRLLLIREGRLIADSTPAAVRATTGVNDLEEAFLRMVQASETDSATREAS
- the hisI gene encoding phosphoribosyl-AMP cyclohydrolase yields the protein MPVPDAPVPGALPTSEPSGGPSRPSRLDPAVAAGLRRTPDGLVVAVVRQYDTGEVLMVAWMDDEALHRTLTTGRATYWSRSRGEYWVKGETSGNHQYVHSVALDCDGDALLLEVDQVGPACHTGRRTCFHTELPVTGVAGDKRKARS
- a CDS encoding anthranilate synthase component I, whose product is MTDGTVRPDAATFAEQAAGWRVVPVTRRLLADAETPVGVYRKLGGGPGTFLLESAEQGVGSTGMTWSRYSFIGVRSAATLTERDGAAVWTGQPPTGLPTSGDPVAVLRETVAALAGPPSDTAAGLPPLTGGMVGYLGYDLVRHFERLPERTEDDLALPALGMMLATDLVVLDHYDGSAILVANAVLPPPETPDREAAVTAAYHQAIGRLDAMTAALSRPIPPMTSTVGRVPVGDVLCRTPAGGFQKAVVAAKEAIRAGECFQIVLAQRFERVTEADPLDVYRVLRTTNPSPYMYLLRFDGFDIVGSSPEAHLKVTTDADGQRRALLHPIAGTRPRGASPEADAQLAAELLADPKERAEHVMLVDLGRNDLGRVCRPGTVEVSEFATIERYSHVMHIVSTVVGALADDRAAFDALVATFPAGTLSGAPKVRAMELIEELELVRRGLYGGTVGYFGFGGDLDMAIAIRTALIHRGRAYVQAGAGVVADSDPAAEEQETRNKAAAVLAAIAAAETLRAAR
- a CDS encoding Trp biosynthesis-associated membrane protein encodes the protein MRGGAGSGAEARLRAGRRELAYAVLLGVAGAGLAIWSVTRAWVVELASRPAPLPPVREVRAGADLAPWLPALALVMLAGWGAVLATRGWVRRLLGGVLVGIGAAVAAGGGYGLVAGLTGAVSRQWPLLCLLGGGLAVVAGVLTMVRGGRWPAMGARYERRAGAPAGPVPSRRTVDAWDALDRGADPTDE